CTCCTTCATTTCCGCCGCGCTTCCTCCTGAGGGGACTGGCCGGCCGGGCTGACAACGAAGTCGTTGAAAGGATCGCTGAGCCCAAAAGGCTCAGCGATCCTTTCGTCCTGAAAATTCGCTGGGACCTGTGGAAATGCGGTGTTACCGTGACGGCGTGAACAGGTGCTGCCACGGCTATGAGCCGCTCGCCGGGATGCGCGACGCATCCGCGGCGAGTTTGTGGCGCCGACGAGTGGGTGTATGCCCCGGCCAGAAGCAAAGGCCCGAGGAACAATCTCACAAATCTCTCAACTTCGCTGTTGTCCCTGGCAGGAACGTCGCCTGACGTTGCTGTAGTTCGTTGCGCCCAATTACCTTGGTGTGCAACGGATTAGCGAGAAAGATGCGCTCGACATTCGCATCTGCCGCAACGCATGCTGTTCTCGGCAACGCGCTCCAGCGCACTTGCGCCGCCCGACGTGCCAGGTGAAATCGCCTGTCGTGCGTGCACTTTGAAAATTGAACGATGTGACATCCGCGCTCGTGGCGGAACTGGAAGACGCGCCTGGCTCAAACCCGGGTGCCCACATGGGCATGCAGGTTCGACTCCTGCCGAGCGCACGAAACGTAGTACATGCGGCGCCGCTAGCTGAGTTGGGATAGCACCAGACTCTCGATCATGTCCATGCCCCTGTAGCTCAATCGGACAGAGCACCGTCCTCCGACGGCGAAGGTTGGCGGTTCGAATCCGTCCAGGGGCGCGGCACGCGAAGCCCGCGTAGCTCAAATGGAGAGAGCGCCTGTTTACGAAGCAGGAGGTTGCTGGTTCGAGTCCAGCCGCGGGTGCAACGCGCCCCAGAATTAGTGCATCGTGGCCCTCTGGAGTGGCTTTACGCTCTATCTATGTCGGCAAACCTGCGAGTGGCCCCCGCCCAGCTGTCCACAGCGGCGACGGCGCAGGCTGAAGTCGCTGCCGCGGTCTCATCGCTCGGTGCCGGGCAATCGATGGCCAGCGCAAGCAGCGGCGTTTCCGACCTGGCCACCGGCGCCGCCTGCAGTTTTGTGGCGTCGGCGCTCGACAAAGCCACCACAACGGTGAACGACGAGTTGACCATGCACAAGGACCGGTTGATGGCCGCGGCCGAGCGGTACCGACAAGGCGACGAGGAGTTCGGCCGCCGCATCCGGCGGATCGGTGGCTGACGCCGCGCCGGCGGGAGCGCCGGTCACGATTCCGCAGGTCGAGGCGTCGCAGCCCGGCAACCTGGTGCAGGCAGGTGCGGAGATGGGGCAGAAAGCCACGGCGCTCGGTACCCAGATCGAGCAGCATCAAAAGGGTCTGCAGACATTGCACGCCGGGTGGCAGGGGTCCGCATCTGACGCCGCGCAGTCCAAGTCGACGGCGACGGTGCAGCGGATGCGACAACTGCAGCAAGCCCTCACCCGGACGCAGACGATCATGCAGGAGGGCGGCAGTCAGCTCGCCCAGACCCGCACCAGCCTTCTGCAGACCGTCAGCAGCCTGACGGCACAGGGCTGGCAGGTCGGTCCTGACGGTTCCGTCTCGGTCCGCCCGGGCTCGACGCTGGAGCAGTACGGAAAGATCAGCCCGGCCAACTCCGCGCAGTTGCAGGCGTTGGCGGCCAGCAACGCGGCGAACGTGAAGACCATGCTGGCCAACTTCGACACCGCGGATCGGCAGCTGGGCCAGAATCTGCGCGGCGCCGTCAGCGCCCTGGATTCGCCGATGCAAACCTTCGGTCCCGGTGGAATTCCCGCACCGGAGAGCCCGAAAGATGCCGGCCCTCAGATCCCGGAAGGCAAGGACCCCAAGGAAGTCAAGAAGTGGTGGGACGCGCTGAGCAAGGATGACCGGGAGCGGCTGCTGCGTGAGCAGCCCGAGAAGCTCGGCAACCTCAACGGCATCCCAGTCGCCGACCGCAGCACCGCCAACAAGGCAGTGATGGACGCCGACATCGCCCGCGTGG
Above is a window of Mycolicibacterium boenickei DNA encoding:
- a CDS encoding type VII secretion target → MSANLRVAPAQLSTAATAQAEVAAAVSSLGAGQSMASASSGVSDLATGAACSFVASALDKATTTVNDELTMHKDRLMAAAERYRQGDEEFGRRIRRIGG